In a single window of the Oscillospiraceae bacterium genome:
- a CDS encoding response regulator transcription factor — protein MTAPKTGVLLVDDDAMITEAVASFFEHHGFRVFTAGNGRQALTLFDRENIALVLLDLMLPDLSGEDVCRALRRRSRVPIIMLTAKAGEDHVLAGLGLGADDYVTKPFSLKELHARAQAVLRRTRGDLLPLTVKNSFGGGDLVVDFEKNLVLKKQAPVALTPSEIRLLSLFVRCPGRVFTRAELIEKALGDEFDGYDRAIDSHIKNLRQKIEDDPKAPVYVLTVHGLGYKFAGV, from the coding sequence ATGACGGCCCCCAAAACCGGCGTTTTGCTGGTCGACGACGACGCAATGATCACCGAGGCCGTTGCCTCGTTTTTCGAACACCACGGTTTTCGTGTCTTTACGGCAGGCAACGGACGGCAGGCGCTCACACTCTTCGACCGGGAGAACATCGCGCTCGTCCTGCTGGACCTCATGCTGCCGGATCTCTCCGGCGAGGATGTCTGCCGGGCCCTCCGGCGGCGCTCGCGCGTACCCATCATCATGCTGACGGCCAAGGCCGGTGAGGACCACGTGCTGGCGGGCCTCGGCCTCGGCGCGGACGACTACGTCACAAAGCCCTTCAGCCTCAAAGAGCTCCACGCGCGCGCGCAGGCCGTGCTGCGCCGGACACGCGGCGATCTGCTGCCGCTCACCGTGAAAAACTCCTTCGGCGGCGGCGACCTCGTTGTCGACTTTGAGAAAAATCTCGTTTTAAAAAAACAGGCGCCCGTCGCGCTGACGCCCAGTGAGATCAGACTTTTGTCGCTCTTCGTCCGCTGTCCCGGCCGGGTGTTCACGCGCGCGGAGCTCATCGAGAAGGCGCTGGGCGACGAATTCGACGGTTACGATCGGGCCATCGACAGCCACATCAAAAACCTGCGGCAAAAGATC